TGTGCTGGTAGCGCTCCTTTTCCACTCGCTGTTGCGCAGACATATCACGCAAAATCATAACCAGCTTCCCCTGCGATTCATCCTCTAATCTCGCTGAGCTGGCAGCGACAGGGTAATCCACACCTGATTTCGTTCGGAGCCTCATCTCGAATGAAGGCATTTGCACGCGCTTAAAAAAGCAATCCGTGCAGCTCTTTTCTTCCATACACGTTGCCATTCCGAGACACAGCTCACAAATATGTTTATCTCGAATCAGCTCTTCTTCTGTCCAGCCCGTCATCTGCTCCAACGCAGCATTGGCTTTTACGATTCGCCCCTCTTTATCAATCACCAGGATCGCATCGCTGACGTTGGCAAAGATGGACTGCATCAGGGAAAGCACTTCACTCGACGTACCCATGCGCTCCTCCTTTTGAGACAATCATCCTACATTTATTGTAAAGTTTCCACAAAAGAAAGTGTATCAGGGAATTCCCTTATCATAGTGCTCGATTGGTTTTTCAGCCCGTCACGGAACACGATCTGGCCGTTTTGGAGAGGAATAGCCGGGTCGTGCCTTTTTATGAGAGATACGGTTTTGTTGTCTATGAGGAAAGAGAGTCGGAAAAGCTCGGTCGCGTCATCTGTATGAAATACTCGATCTAGTCATGAACGCAAAAAACGGGACAGCAAATGCCATCCCGTTCTTTCTCTTACTCTACTACGATTTTCACAGCAGTGCCGATCGGCGGCAGGCTCTTCGTCATCATTGGGCCGTAGAAGGCCACTACTTGCATATCCTCTTTCAGATCTGCTGGCGAGAGTACTTTGTTGTCTCGCGCATTGATGATCACCGTTTTCTCGGTAATGTTCAGGTTGATTTTTTCTTGGGAGGTTTCGGTAATACCGCGACCCTCTACGAGCATTTTGTAGTTGCCATCTTTATCAGCAGAGATGCTCGCTACTTTTCCCGTTGTTCCCAGGATGTCCTGAGTCTCCAGGCCGCCTTTTACCGTGATGCTGAGCGCACTCGTTTGTGGCGGCAAGCTCATTGCCATGAATTTTTCGGTCGTAGCATCTACGGCCATACCCAGCTTCAAGTCTTCTGGCTTCAGCACTTTACCAGCTTCATCCGTAATTTTGGTGTCTGCTGTCAGGTGCAGGATGATGCCAGACTCATAGATGTTCAGTGTAACTGAGTAGCCTTTATCGGATTTGCTGATGTTCGTAATGGTCCCTGTACGCATAGGAGCGATTTCGTCCTCCACTACAGTTACCGTATCATCGGTTACATTCACTTCTGCTTGCAGAATTTCGTCTACGAATTTAACTGGCACATAGGTACTGCCATTCAGTACACGCGGCTCAGCTCCCAATGTTTTGTACATTTTTGCGAAAGGATAGCGATCCTCTCCTGCTTTTGCGTAGCTGGTAATCGCGCCTCTTTGGACTTCTGCTGCTTTTTCCTTGTCGTTCCAGCTTACTTTGAAGCCAAGGGCTTCAGCAACAGGACGAAGTGGAACCAGTACGGTTTGTTGACCTTTATCGAAGATCGCATCTTGTGCGATTGCTTGACCGTTAATGTTAACGGAGAGTTCTTTTACTGGTTCGGAGGTTGCAGATACCACGCTAGTTCCCAAAACGGCCAGTGCCGCGATTGTCATCATGCCTGTACGGATTGTTTTCATGTTGTTTACGCCTCCAATGTTCTTGCTTGTTTTTGTGTGTCTCTATACATTGGACGGCACCATTTCTGAAACGTTTCAATAAAATTTTCACAGATGTGAAAATCGTTCACGTATAAGCGAAAAACATCACGGCTGGCTTGGGATTTGGCTGTTTCGTGGCATCGGCACATCGGGCTTGCCTGACGGGTTGTCGTATAAATAAGTCGGTACCTTGCCGACGATCAGGGCTTCGGAGACCGGGATTTGTGTGGTGACCGTTTGTTGCTTGGTCGCAAATGGGATAATGACCCGCAAATCGACTTCGACATTAATGTAGACAGTCACCAGCACCATGTTGATTCCAGCTTGCTTCAAGCCTGTTTCGAGCTTCGTTTTGACGGCTCCAATCGGAACGAACGACACCGGAATATCAGGCCCAAAGTGCTCCAGAAAGACGTTTTTAGTAGCCAAGCCTAGTGGTATGGTTGTCTGGACATGCTCCTGCTCGAATTCCTTCAAGCGGTTTTGAATACGGGCTGTCGTTTCCCCCACAATCCGGGAGTACTCTTTGAAATTAAAATTCACCGCTTTGATGCTGCCATTCTCGTCTTTCTCCATGATGACGACTTCGTTGACATCGAGACCCTGCTGGGACATGCGCTTGGTGACTGCATCGGTAATGGCGAGCTTGGCGACCTGCTCTGCCTTGGCTTGGGCAATCAACATCAACGTCGGCTCTACCCTGCGTTCCACAACGATAAACAAAACGATCAATACCACCACAATCAGTAGGATTCCAGCGAAAATTCTCCTTCCACGTCTTTTCCATCCTCCCCTTCTCAAGCGCACAATGGCTCCCTCTCCCCCTTGGCGGCTCGGTTAGTCAGGACGAACCGTACGCATAGCCGAGCGTTTCTCTTTGCTTGTGCGCTGTTTGCCACCGGTTAGCACCCCACCGATTCCCGCGACAAACGTAGGAACTCCCGCCGCGACCAAAATTAATGCCCAATCGCGCAGATTCAGATCCGTTGTTTTGAAGATCGGCTGAAGTGCCTCCATGTATACCACACCGATTACGAGCACAATCGACGAAAGCACGGCCCAAACGAGGTATTTGTTTTCAAATACATTACGATGAAAAACGCTGTATTGACTCCGGCAATCGAAAACGTGAATCAGCTGGGCCATGACCAACGTGACGAAAGCGACAGTCTGGGCATGCACCAGGTCATTCGGATTCTCTTTGAGAGTCAGCCAGAATGCCAAGAGCGTCATAGCCCCGATGAGGAAACCACGGCTAATAATTTTCCAGCCCAACCCCCGGCTGAATATGTTCTCTGCTTTGTTGCGCGGCTTCTGATACATCGTATCTTTCTCCGCCTGATCGATGCCCAGCGCCATGGCTGGCAAACCGTCCGTCACGAGATTGACCCACAGGATCTGGATTGGCACCAAAGGCAAAGGAAGCCCGAGGAGCATTGCAAAAAACATGACCAGAATCTCACCTACGTTGGACGCGAGCAAATAACGGATGAACTTTCGAATGTTGTCATAGATGTTGCGCCCTTCCTCGACGGCAGCGACAATCGTGGCGAAGTTATCGTCGCGCAGCACGAGATCGGCCGCTTCCTTCGTCACATCCGTACCGGTAATCCCCATCGCGATCCCAATATCTGAGGTCTTGATCGCAGGAGCATCATTGACACCGTCTCCGGTCATGGCGACAACATGTCCTTGGCTTTGCAGGGCACGGACGATCCGCAGCTTGTGCTCAGGAGACACACGGGCATAGACAGTCACTCGTTCCGCGTACTCTGCGAGCTGCGCATCTGACATACCCTCCAGCTCCCGCCCCTCCAGCACCTCTCCGTAGCCACGCATCAAGCCAATCTGCCGAGCGATTGCTTCTGCTGTCACCTTGTGGTCACCTGTAATCATGACCGTCTTGATTCCTGCTTGATGGCACAGATTGATCGCTGGGCGCACCTCTTCACGCGGTGGATCGATCATCCCGGCCAATCCGACAAAGACGAGATTGTTTTCCAGGGTGCCGATCGGCTGTCCCGGGCGATAGCCTTGCAGTGTCTTATACGCGAAGCCCAGTACGCGCAACGCTTTGCCTGCCATCCGTTCCGTTTGCTCCAGTATCTGGTGACGAAGCGTCGCGGAGAGTGGTATGAGCTCTCCCTTCCACAAAATGTGTGTCGATCTCCCCAGCAATGCCTCCGCCGCGCCTTTGGTCAGCAGGGAATACACACCGTCCGTCCCCTTTTCGACAACGGACATCATTTTGCGGTCAGAATCAAAGGGGAGCTCCTCCACACGCTGTCCTTGATTTTTTTGGTTGCTGCGCTCTGTATTGCCACCCATTGCCTTCGCGGCAAGCACCTTGAGAGCACCTTCCGTCGGGTCGCCTACGACTTGCCAAAAGCGTGACGTCTTGCCCATCCCGAGCAGATTGCGCGTACTTTCTTCCTCGCATGTCAAACGGGCGTTGTTGCATCGGTCTGCGATTCGGATCATTTGCGAGAGCGCTCCGTCACGGGCGGGAGATACCATTTTCCCTAGATAGTGAAAGGCTCCCTCTGGCGCGTAGCCGCTGCCGCTCACTTCATACGTGGAATCGCTGTGCCACACTTCGGTAACAGTCATTTTATTTTGAGTCAGAGTCCCTGTTTTATCGGAGCAAATGACAGAGGCGCAGCCTAATGTCTCGACCGATGGGAGTTTGCGTACGATCGCATTGCGGCGGATCATCCGCTGGACGCCAAGCGCTAGCGCGACAGTCACAATCGCCGGCAAGCCTTCCGGAATCGCCGCCACTGCGAGACTCACCCCGGCGAGGAACATCGTAAACAGCTCGTGACCATGCCAGACACCAGCAGCAATGACCACAATCGTCAACAGCAGAGCGACGACCACGAGAATCTTACCCATTTGCTCCAATCGCAGCTGCAAAGGGGTTTCTGCTTCTTCCGCTGTATTCATCAAGTGCGCGATTTTCCCGATTTCCGTGCTCATCCCTGTCGCTACGACAATGCCGCTCCCTGTTCCTCCGGTCACCATCGTGCCCATGAACGCGAGATTTTTTTGGTCGCCAAGCGGTACAGTAGATGCCTGGGCTATTTCCAGTCTTTTCACGTTTTTTCCGACGGGAACAGACTCCCCTGTCAACGCAGACTCCTCTACCTCTAGACGATTGGCCGAAAGCAAACGTAAATCTGCGGGAATACGGTCCCCGGCCTCCAATTCCACCAAATCACCAGGTACCAGCCGCGAAGCCGGTATCATGGAAATGTGCCCGCCCCGGATGACGCGGGCCATCGGGGATGCCAGCTCCTTTAGCGCTTGCAAGGATCGCTCAGCCTTGGCTTCCTGAATAAAACCGAGGATGCCGTTAATGAGGATGATCGCGATAATCGCAATCGCATCCAGGTACTCACCGAGGAAGTACGAGATCAGTGTTGCAATGAACAGGATGAGTACCATAAAATCCTTGAACTGATCAACAAAGACCGAGTAGAGAGGCTTTCGCTTTTGTTCAGCCAACTGGTTGGCACCTTGTTTAGCCAGTCGCCGCTCCGCCTCCTGCTGAGTCAACCCTTGCGCAGCATCACTATGAAGGGCTTCGGTCACGTCGGCCGCCGCCAGCGTGTACCATTTTCGAATTGGCTGTGTATCCACCTACATCTCCTCCATCCACATCTCACTCCTTTTCATGTGTATGCAGATGAGCTAGAAAATAAAACAACCCGTCCATTTATCTGGACGGGTCTGTGATTGGTCTTTCGGTTATTTGAAGCTTTTCACCACACCAATACAAATCAATAAAATCGGCGGCAGCCAGGTGAGTCGCGTCAACCAGCTGGCTTTTCCTGCGCGCCTGCCGAGGGCAATTCCTACCACAAGAAGCAAGGCACTCATCACCGCGATACAAAGAGCGACGAGCAGTGGCGAGTATCCCAAAAACGTAAGGCTGATGCCTGCACCGAAAGCATCCAAAGACAGAGCAAGCCCCAGCATGACGGCCTCCCAACCCATAATATGCCCAGAACGGTCAGCATCGGCTTTTGACGGATCTTTTAAAATCTGGATCATGACACCAAAAATGCGGAACTGCGACAATAATACGATGGGTTCCTGCTCTTCCTGTTTTTCTGCGGCTACAAAGGCGTTGCAGCTCGCAGCAGTAGACTCCTCTGCCTCTGTCCCCGACCGTGTCGCAATGAGCCGCCACAGAGTAAACAAACCCATGAGGATCAAGACCGCGGCACCAATATACTTGCCAATATCCGGTGTTAACCATTCGGTGAGGGATGAGCCTACGAGCATGACACCATATACAACAACAAACGAACAACCGGAAACGACGACGAGCGACAAAAAGGGAATTCTCATGTTCCGTAAACCATACGTCAATCCTACACTGACACTGTCCATGCTGATGGCCAGGGAAACGAGCAGGAGTGCGAGCCATCCGCTCATATGTGGTCACCTCTTTCCCATTGCCTATTAGGTATACGCGAAAAGCTCCGCTGATGTGCCAACAAATCATTGTCATCCCGGTTGGGAAGTGCTACCATAAAATTAAACAATGTTTAAAGCGTTGTTTAACAAATCTTTTTTGCTTCCAATAAAAAGGAGGTTGGTCATGTCACAGGTAGATAAAAACAGCGAAACGAAAGCGAAAATTTTGCAATCGACACTGGATTTGATCAAGATGGAGGGTTTCGAAAGTGTGACGGTGCGGAAAATCGCAGCCGATTCCGGTACTAACGTAGCTTTGGTGAACTACTATTTCGGTTCCAAGGATAAGCTCATCAATGAAGCCCTCAGTGCATTTCTAGGAAGCTTTACAGCTACATTTGATATCTTGGATAACACATCTCTGCTTCCCCAAGAACGACTCAAGCAGTTTTTAATCAGCTATGTGCAGATCATTCAGCAATATCCTGAGCTGGTTTTGCGAATCTTCTCACTTGGTGGCGCTGTATTTACCTCGCAATATGAGTACGGTCAATTTCTCAAAAGCATTGGGTTTGTGAAGATTGAGGGTGTTTTGAAAGAAATCACCCACGAAGAAAGCCATGAGGTTCTCCTGATGATGATCATGCAGCTGTTTGGAGCGATTTTTCTGCCAGCCTTGCTCAAGTCGATATTGTCTACAGGCGCTGGCATCGAGGTTGCTTCGGTAGAACAACAGATTGATTTGTTATTCGCACGCTATTTTCATGAACAATAGGAAATAGGGGGAGAGACAGATGGACTTTTTGCGAAAATATTGGTCTGATTTCGGTCTGCTAGTGGCAGTTGGCGTTGGTCTGTATTTGATGATTCAATGGAGTACTATTCCTGTTATCGAGCGGCTGTTGTGGCTAAGCTTCGTCGCCATCCTTGTTCATCAGTATGAAGAGTATCGTTGGCCCGGATATTTTGCCGGACTGTTTAACGGATTGATTTTCAAAAGCAGCCATCCAGAGCGATACCCGCTGAATCCACATTCTGCGATGATCATCAATCTCGTCATTGCCTATGTCTTTTATCTGGTTCCCCTCTTGTTCCCGACGGTCGTCTGGCTCGGTTTGGCACCGATTCTCATGGGCTTCTTCCAGTTTATCTGGCATGGAATTTTTGCGAATCTAAAAGCGAAAATGCTCTACAATCCGGGCTTGTTCGCCGTTATCGTCTTCCACATCCCGATCGGGGTATGGTATATCCGGCACATTATCTCCACTGGCATGGTAACGACGTCAGACTGGATCATTGGGACGGGCTACTTCATCGTTGCGGTGTACATTCTCATTGTGAAGGGGAATATGTGGCTAAAGAACGAAAATTCGCGTTATACCTTTACTCGTCAACAGTTGGGGCCTTACGTACACAAATCATAAAAACCAGCTCCTGTGATGAAAAAGAAGAGGCCACTGTCGGCCTCTTCCTTTTCTTTGAACTATTTGATTTCAAAAGGTACTTCCCACTTCACGTCATGTTCCACCATATAGGTAGCGTAGGATACCGTGAGTTTTTTCAGTTCTTGCTTCAAGATCGGAATCGAGATCTCACCTTTAATCTGTACCTGTCCGTCCTTGTCTCTGGTACTTTCAGTAATCACTGTCGCAGAGTAAGCCTTCCCATTTTCATCCTTTACAAACCAATCCTGGTTCTCGACTATGCCTTTTCCTAATGTACCCTCTATAGTCATTACGGCCTCACCTAGATCTTCGCCGTTACCTGGCTTCCATGCATAAGAAGAGAATGTAAAGGTACTGCCTGTTGACTCATCCTTGAAAGTCGCACCTTTCTTGTCTAGTTCTGTTGGAACCAGATCAAATTTAGGCGAAGCCAGTTTTTTCTCATAAATCTTCTGAAGCTCAAGCTTTAATTTTTGTTCGCCCTTTATCGGGCTAAATGTATGCCACCAATTCAAAACATCGCCCTCTGGTCCTTCTTCCGCTTCTTCTTCTGTTCTCGGTGTCCGAAGAATATTCTGCTTTTTATTAATCCCATCATCCAATGATTTCAAATCCCAAGCTGCTACCACTTCCCCTTTTTCATTGGTGATTTCGTACATCATATTCTCTCCCGAAAAAGCAGGATCACGCTCTTTTTCTGTGATATGACCGCCTCGCGGATTTTTCTTATCGTATAGGATCGACGTTCGTTCAACGTCCAAATAAGCTGATTTTGGAGAAATAGTATCCAGCATGATCCGTGTCGCACTTGGGGAAAATTCGATATTTTTCAATTCAATCCCTAGACCTTGTGGCGATTGAAAAGCCGCATTCTGGAAGACAACCGTTTTCGTCGCTTCCTTGGCTTTCTTCATATACGTTTTCGCAATTCATCGAAACAATGATTGCTCGCAATTCGATACAGCCATGAAGAAAACCTGTACTCAGGCCGATAGTCGTTTAAACGATAAAAGGTTTTGATAAACACGTCTTGAGCCAAATCCTGTGCGTCTGGCATGTTGCCGATCATCCTGTACAAATAGCCAACGATCTTGCCCTTGTATCTGTCGACAATTTGTCTGTACTGCTCATGATCGCCAGCCAGATTGGCTCGATTAGTTCCTGATCGTCCGGCATTTTGCTACTCCTCCATCTATTACAGATCAAGCCAGCGGGGAATGCTGCGCAGCTTCCGTTTTGGTTGATTCATAAGCTAATACGGATTGGCTGGAAAAACCTTTCTCCACTTTTAAAAAATTCTAGCATCAGTTATCGAAATAAAAAAGAAGAGGCCTCTTTCAGCCTCTTCCCCTGTCTGTCTTTCATCTATTTGATTTCAAATGGCACTTCCCAATTCACGTGGTGCTCCACCGTATATTCGGGATAGCAAATAGTAAGTTTTTTCGGTACTTGCTCCAATTTCGGAATGACCAGCTCTCCTTTGACAAGTACGCGTCCATCTTTATCTCTAGTGCTTTCTGGTCTCAATGTCGCATAGTAAATCTTTCCGTTTTCATCCTTTACATACCAATATTTGATGGAGACCACATCTTTTCCTAGTGTACCCTCTACAGTTATCACAGCCTTGCCTTTTTCCTCCCTGCTAGCAGGTGTCCACGAAAAAGAGGAGAATGTAAACGAACTGCCTGTCTCATCCTTGAAAGTCGCTGCCTTCTTGTTTAATTCTTCTGGAATGAGGTCGAATTTGGGAGAAGCCAGTTTGTTCTCATAAACTTTTTGGAGCTGAAACTTTAACTTTTGTTCACCCTGTAGCGGGCCAAATGTATGCCACCACTTCATGATATCGCCTTCTTGTTTACTGGACAGTCCAGAGACGTAAAGAACATTCTTCTTTTTCGCGATTCCTTCATCTAATACAAACATATCCCGAGCTGCCACAACCTCACCTTTCTCGTTGGTAATTTCGTATGCGATATCACCTCCTGATAAAGTAGGTTCGACTTTTTTGTTTGTGATGTGGACTCCTCCCGGATGATCCTTATCATACATGAGCACTGCCCGTTCAAACTCTACGTAAGCTGTTTTTGGAACCGTTGAATCCAGCATAACCCGTGTCGCACTTGGGGAGACTTCGATTTGTTTCAGTTTAAGCTCAAGCCCTTGTGGTGATTGATACACGGCGTCTTTGAACGCAACCGTTTTGGTCGCTTCTTTCGCTTTCTTCATATCGACCGGAATTTCCAAGTCCCACTTCCCTTTCTTGCCTTCTATGTCTGTTGGTACGATTTTCAAGGTTAGTTGTTCAGGAGTAGCCTCCGCCGATTCGAAAATATCGTTCAAGCTCACCTCAGTGATAAAAAACTGTCCATGATTACTCCCAGACTCCTCTCTTCCATCCTCCGCCAACCAATCTTTTCCGTTCGAATCAATTAACTGAAGCTTCATAGAGTGGTCTTCTATCTGCTTGCCATTCTGGTCGTACATATCAA
The window above is part of the Brevibacillus antibioticus genome. Proteins encoded here:
- a CDS encoding sigma factor, giving the protein MIGNMPDAQDLAQDVFIKTFYRLNDYRPEYRFSSWLYRIASNHCFDELRKRI
- a CDS encoding HXXEE domain-containing protein; translated protein: MDFLRKYWSDFGLLVAVGVGLYLMIQWSTIPVIERLLWLSFVAILVHQYEEYRWPGYFAGLFNGLIFKSSHPERYPLNPHSAMIINLVIAYVFYLVPLLFPTVVWLGLAPILMGFFQFIWHGIFANLKAKMLYNPGLFAVIVFHIPIGVWYIRHIISTGMVTTSDWIIGTGYFIVAVYILIVKGNMWLKNENSRYTFTRQQLGPYVHKS
- a CDS encoding DUF4179 domain-containing protein, whose translation is MKCFMFNRLKLYANGELSPAASKGLEQHAVECPQCQIKLQEWVDHMLEEEFSTYPEVPVPDTFTDEVMSKLFETAPARTARKHSSRTRRQRGWDIVKKTGLVVAGLTALVVTGTVVSPTFANYVNSLFQIEKDADSGMKNAVNKGLVQKLEQKVTDQGITFEAKELMADSMRIVFIFDMYDQNGKQIEDHSMKLQLIDSNGKDWLAEDGREESGSNHGQFFITEVSLNDIFESAEATPEQLTLKIVPTDIEGKKGKWDLEIPVDMKKAKEATKTVAFKDAVYQSPQGLELKLKQIEVSPSATRVMLDSTVPKTAYVEFERAVLMYDKDHPGGVHITNKKVEPTLSGGDIAYEITNEKGEVVAARDMFVLDEGIAKKKNVLYVSGLSSKQEGDIMKWWHTFGPLQGEQKLKFQLQKVYENKLASPKFDLIPEELNKKAATFKDETGSSFTFSSFSWTPASREEKGKAVITVEGTLGKDVVSIKYWYVKDENGKIYYATLRPESTRDKDGRVLVKGELVIPKLEQVPKKLTICYPEYTVEHHVNWEVPFEIK
- a CDS encoding copper amine oxidase N-terminal domain-containing protein; this translates as MKTIRTGMMTIAALAVLGTSVVSATSEPVKELSVNINGQAIAQDAIFDKGQQTVLVPLRPVAEALGFKVSWNDKEKAAEVQRGAITSYAKAGEDRYPFAKMYKTLGAEPRVLNGSTYVPVKFVDEILQAEVNVTDDTVTVVEDEIAPMRTGTITNISKSDKGYSVTLNIYESGIILHLTADTKITDEAGKVLKPEDLKLGMAVDATTEKFMAMSLPPQTSALSITVKGGLETQDILGTTGKVASISADKDGNYKMLVEGRGITETSQEKINLNITEKTVIINARDNKVLSPADLKEDMQVVAFYGPMMTKSLPPIGTAVKIVVE
- a CDS encoding TetR/AcrR family transcriptional regulator, with the translated sequence MSQVDKNSETKAKILQSTLDLIKMEGFESVTVRKIAADSGTNVALVNYYFGSKDKLINEALSAFLGSFTATFDILDNTSLLPQERLKQFLISYVQIIQQYPELVLRIFSLGGAVFTSQYEYGQFLKSIGFVKIEGVLKEITHEESHEVLLMMIMQLFGAIFLPALLKSILSTGAGIEVASVEQQIDLLFARYFHEQ
- the yunB gene encoding sporulation protein YunB, with the translated sequence MRLRRGGWKRRGRRIFAGILLIVVVLIVLFIVVERRVEPTLMLIAQAKAEQVAKLAITDAVTKRMSQQGLDVNEVVIMEKDENGSIKAVNFNFKEYSRIVGETTARIQNRLKEFEQEHVQTTIPLGLATKNVFLEHFGPDIPVSFVPIGAVKTKLETGLKQAGINMVLVTVYINVEVDLRVIIPFATKQQTVTTQIPVSEALIVGKVPTYLYDNPSGKPDVPMPRNSQIPSQP
- the ytaF gene encoding sporulation membrane protein YtaF, producing the protein MSGWLALLLVSLAISMDSVSVGLTYGLRNMRIPFLSLVVVSGCSFVVVYGVMLVGSSLTEWLTPDIGKYIGAAVLILMGLFTLWRLIATRSGTEAEESTAASCNAFVAAEKQEEQEPIVLLSQFRIFGVMIQILKDPSKADADRSGHIMGWEAVMLGLALSLDAFGAGISLTFLGYSPLLVALCIAVMSALLLVVGIALGRRAGKASWLTRLTWLPPILLICIGVVKSFK
- a CDS encoding calcium-translocating P-type ATPase, SERCA-type, with the protein product MDTQPIRKWYTLAAADVTEALHSDAAQGLTQQEAERRLAKQGANQLAEQKRKPLYSVFVDQFKDFMVLILFIATLISYFLGEYLDAIAIIAIILINGILGFIQEAKAERSLQALKELASPMARVIRGGHISMIPASRLVPGDLVELEAGDRIPADLRLLSANRLEVEESALTGESVPVGKNVKRLEIAQASTVPLGDQKNLAFMGTMVTGGTGSGIVVATGMSTEIGKIAHLMNTAEEAETPLQLRLEQMGKILVVVALLLTIVVIAAGVWHGHELFTMFLAGVSLAVAAIPEGLPAIVTVALALGVQRMIRRNAIVRKLPSVETLGCASVICSDKTGTLTQNKMTVTEVWHSDSTYEVSGSGYAPEGAFHYLGKMVSPARDGALSQMIRIADRCNNARLTCEEESTRNLLGMGKTSRFWQVVGDPTEGALKVLAAKAMGGNTERSNQKNQGQRVEELPFDSDRKMMSVVEKGTDGVYSLLTKGAAEALLGRSTHILWKGELIPLSATLRHQILEQTERMAGKALRVLGFAYKTLQGYRPGQPIGTLENNLVFVGLAGMIDPPREEVRPAINLCHQAGIKTVMITGDHKVTAEAIARQIGLMRGYGEVLEGRELEGMSDAQLAEYAERVTVYARVSPEHKLRIVRALQSQGHVVAMTGDGVNDAPAIKTSDIGIAMGITGTDVTKEAADLVLRDDNFATIVAAVEEGRNIYDNIRKFIRYLLASNVGEILVMFFAMLLGLPLPLVPIQILWVNLVTDGLPAMALGIDQAEKDTMYQKPRNKAENIFSRGLGWKIISRGFLIGAMTLLAFWLTLKENPNDLVHAQTVAFVTLVMAQLIHVFDCRSQYSVFHRNVFENKYLVWAVLSSIVLVIGVVYMEALQPIFKTTDLNLRDWALILVAAGVPTFVAGIGGVLTGGKQRTSKEKRSAMRTVRPD